TGTTTCGCGAAAGGACGAGATTATAATAGGGGTAGACTTTGATCGAGCggtgttaatattttttacacacatatatatatatatatattatatgtatatatatatgtatgtatgtatttatataaatgtagataaaattcttatcatacgtattatataatatatatcgtacgtgtgtataatatatttttattttgcgaCGATGGTTATAACGTCGTCAGCTGTCTGACATTCTATCTTTGGTGTCACGCTGACGTCAGACAAAACGAGAGATGTACAGTCAGTCGGTTAaccgaaacgaaacgagagagaaagagcactCGTCCATGTAATTTCTCAAAAGTCCCCCATCCTCTTCCCGTATTTCCtgaatttcatttgaattacGTGTTACGTTCGAAGTAACATGTAAGTGagtaagagggagagagagagagagagagagagagagagagagagagagagagagagcgagagaaagagaaagatatatatatatatatatatgtagataaatagatggttagatagatagatagatagatagatagatagatagatacagatctttcttttctgaacTTTCAACGATTTCAATCCTTACGTCAGGAAAAGAAGATAGTTCTGTAAGGGTTGGGGATGATCAGATGGGATTGGTTGAGAATAGGAATTTGGTGGAGGGGCGGCGGCGGGGGTGGGGGAGAAGGGTGGGAAGGGAGAGATCATAtgatcgtttcattttttatcaggacggaaagaaaagaagaaataaacgaacgaacgaggggagggaaaaaaaatctgtaaaataaaaggaaagaaagaaaagaaagaaaggaaggaaggaagaaaggaaggaaggggagagagagagagagagagagagagagaggaaggtaagagggaataaaaaaggaaagaaaagaaaatacagagacgataaaaaaaaaagaagaaaaaaaaaagagagagagagagagagagagaaatagaaaacgagTAGTACTGGATAtccctttctattttctacaAGGCAATCAAGCTCACAAGTCGAATGATATCATGGAAGAAGCTTTGATGGTTGAGGAAGAACCAGCAGCTCCGTTTCCGTGGAGAAGCTTGGGTCGTTGCTTATACGCGCGcacgtacacgcacacatatacacccacacacgtacatacaaacgtacacgtgcgcgcgcacatatacatacacacacacgcacatctAGCTGGAAAGTTTAAGGATGGAGGATGAAACcaaaagggagggagaaaggagctatagagagagaataagagggagtgagaaagagagagagagagagagagagagagagagagaaagggagagaggcaGTAGGTGAAGGCAAGTAACGAGGTAACGttggagggagagagaaagagaaagagatagagagagaaagagagaaagagagagagagagtgagagagagagagagagaagcaaggTTTAGGGTAGGACGCAGCTCGCAGGAGcagtaatatcgatcgatccgtCGAGTTCGAGGCTCGACAGGGTCGAGCGTGCGGGGTTTGGTGGAAGGGGTGGCTGCAAGTAGAAAAGCTCCCATAAGCAAGCTGGCTGGCGGGCTGGCTGGCTGCCCGGGCACGGACCATTTTCACTGTCCgccctgtctgtctgtctgtctctctctctctctctctctttctctctctttctctctctctctctctctctctctctctctctgtctgtctctctctctctctctctctatctatctctctatctctcactatCGCGCGCGACTGTCATTACTTTACGCACgcactctctctttatttctttcttctctttctttctctcttctttcccttcatctttatttttctaccaTCAATCCGTTTATTTTCCATccttcgtatatttttctttctttgctataacttcctttttcttttatttctctctctctctctctctctctctctcccccctcccccctcccactCCCCCGCCCTCCCTATTCCCCCAATTCCTTCATCCCatagaatttttcaatcaatcaatcatccctttcctttctctctctttctctctgtctatctttctgtctgtctgtctctttctttctttatatttcgatCTTATATAtcatccctttttctttttctctttctctcacttccCTCCTTCTCTATCGTACATCcctcattttcttcctttccacactcctctctctttctctttcgacatatatatatatacatatatatatatacatatatatatatatatatatatatatatgtatatcggtGAGAAAAGTTAATATCGTACGATTTGGAATAAATTCTACGTTATGAGATCTAAATTAGATACGCGCGCGTTGTCACGTTCACGCGTCACGTAACGTCTTGATCTTCGGGTTAAAACGACGGTCGTGGAACACGTCCATGACCCTGAAGTCCAGTGACAGTGCATGTCGTCTGACCTTGGCACGGCGTTCTCCAGGTTCGCCACGAGCAACGGCTGGTTGTGGTGATAATAGTGGTGGTGTTAGTGGTGGTGATAGTGATAATGGTAGTCGGTACTATGTCGGCGTTCCGTCGTGTTACAGctgatcatcatcataatcattgtcttcgtcatcatcatcatcattatcaatatcattgtcatgatcgttgttatcataattatcatcatccGACGAGAACCACCGGCCAAGTTGGTTTCGACTTATTAATTCAGACAAGACGACGTGGATTAATagaacgagaaaggaaaatggaaaaggagATGTAAggtgtgtgaaagagaaagaaaaaagagagagagagagagagagagagagagagagagagaggagacgaattggtcaaatatatatatatatatatatatatatatattcataataaatattaaattaattatgaatatataataaattatgaatatgtacatatatatattacaaattacaaGGATACAATCGAAGTGAAGATACATCTGATTAAATATCTAGGGAAATACTGGAGATGCGTATGCGTGAgtgtatatgtttttattccaagtctttttttctttctttttttttttttttttctttttctttctttttaatgtatatCAAGAAAAACGTTGTCGATCGTCAATGAGCAAAAAGATCACTTATTTGTCAAGTTTAATCTTAAATCGTTCTTTCTCGTTAAGTCTATTTAATTAAAGtcgtaatttttctattcgtattCGATATTGCTTGTTCTAATGCAaccatctctatctttatttatctatctctttctctttacatatatatatatatatatatatatatatatatgtatatatatatgtatatatatttctactaTAAAGAACCCGTTTATCCCTCGATTGACCGGGCCGACCACGTAACCATAGCTCTCCACCAATAACAGTTCGCTCACTTCTTCTCGGGGGTCGATCAGGCGGTCAGTAGTAAGATTCGTGAAATAACGACGTTTAGATAatcctaaaaataaaatgttttagaaaatgagtgaatgagtcagagagagagagagagagagagagagagagagagagagagagatgaagctttcattaaaaaatttttaaatgagcCGATTGCTCTCTTATGCTCTTAAAGTAAACTaatagctctctctctctctctctctctctctctatctatctatccatctatctatctatctatctatctatctatctatctatgtatttatctatctatctctgtttccATGTAATCCCCGTAAATGATGTAATCGCATTACAGATATACGTAATTACATCACAACGATGGTTATAGATTAACGTGTCGGTTGTATCTATGCGCGAGTGCTATCGCGAACGTAATAACGTCTTTGTgttaataaaagagagagagagagagagagagagagagagagtgagagatttaaattaatttcacaaaTACCATTAACACACctatataaatgattacattctaacgattataacgttataatattgtttattaaaaatgacgaGCGAGGAGATGCCagttcaattttgtttttgtttcttcttcttctacttctacttcttcctttttcttttattttgttttctctctttttttttcttttcttttcttttctttttttttcttttttttttttttttctttcattttccctcgacaaacaataataaagttcatttttcctattttaatCGTTGtaaattattcgttaattatCGAACGAACGGAATAACAATTgaagtatattattaaataataaaactatatatatatatatatatatatatatatatgtgtgtgtgtgtgagaggaATAATTAAAGCAATTTAATAATACCCgtgataatcgatatataaagttttattgTTCGTTTGTAAATACGTTCGtgaattcgttcgttttatttctctcttttcttttctttttctattgttttcctttcttttatttcttttttctttttttttttttttttctttttttgagatattttattaatccgTTAAAAAACAAGTTCTTCGTTGTACCGTTCaaaattttcccttttttttttttttttttttttttcttttcttttctttttttctatttaacgaACGCAACTCAATGGATATGAgatttaacgttaattatttactttcgttatttcattattatatttcttcgatcATATCTGTTATGAACGACGATATAtctgagatagagaaagaaaggagcgagagagaaaaagagagagagagagagagagagagaaagaaagagaaacaagaaaaaagagagagagagagagagagagagagagagatgacatACTCGTTTCTCTCTGTAGAGGGAAGAAGGGATTGTCTCGAAATTGCACACGGATTATTAAAGCTTCTCTCGAAGCTTTCGTTACAAGGACGGACGATCTGTCGACTCTGTcctgtattttctctctctctctctctctctctctctctatctctctatctatctatctatctatctatctctttttcacaaacacatacatatacatctatacggagaaaaagagagagagagagactcactgatagagagacagagaggaatatataaatgcaagtacgtatataaatacacacacacacacatatatatatatatatatgtgtacatacataggaatacataaatacatttgcTCATTACGAACGTTGATGTTATTGGCAGAACTCGAAAAGACATAGGgtctttttgtatttatcgttaagTTCATACATCCAAGGTCAGAGGTCTCTATGAGTgcacagatagatagatagatagatagatagatggtgAGATAGAGTTTGGAGAATAAGGGAATGTTGGAGAAAGACAATATAGGCGATGTAGAGAAATACATTGTGACCGAAACTATCACGTACAAAGTACATACTAACACCACCATCAGTTGTCGAAGTATATAACTACGTTATTGCGTGTCCGTGTATTTATCTAGTGTGAACTTGATAATAGGACTTCGATAATTAGTGTCTGACCTAGTAGCATTACTAAGTAGCATTAGTTAGCATAGATGAcggcaacaacaacaacaacaacaacaacaacaacaacaatagtaacaaaaaaaacaacagcaacaacaatgGGTACAAGGTTgatgacgacgaggacgaggacgatgacgatgacgacgatgacgataacgacgatgacgacgacgaattAGCAAATTTGAAATGAACAGAGTGTGGGAGTTGTATGAAAAGAGGGAACGGTGACGAGGGGATAGAAGGGGAGGATGTAAACAATCGATTCGTACTTAACAGAGAAAGGAcgtgaaaaagttttattcgTTAGATATTTGTCGTTCTAGACGGTAGCCATTCTAATCGTTAGCTTTAAATATTTAGTAATCGTTTCGAGATCGTAGGTGGgatgattattttctaatagtcgtaatttcttttcttgttctcttttctttgtatatgtgtgtatgtgtgcgcgcgcgtgtgtatatgtgtgtgtgtgtgttgtattTCGATCGTGCAGTTATATCatcgtaaattattaatatatatatatactaataatataaataatatatatatatatatatatatatatatatatattataatatattatagaaacaaagaagaaataaatggatTACGTCGATATATCGAAGGATCAAGGAATTTAGAGTCCTTAAGAGTCAATCCTTCCGTTAGAAAATTACAATATCGATGTATCGCAattgaaagtaaagaaaaagtaaaaaaaaaaaaaaaaagaaaaaaagaaaagagatcttCAATATGCATGtaattcgttcgaacgatcATCGAAAGATTATCGTTCTCGTTCGtctatcgaagaaaatttttacgatgtaatatttatgacgttataatttatttcttttacgacATATTAATCGTTCTATATAACGTTTCTAATGATACGtttgttcttccttttatttggAATTTTTCGCAGTCTATTTTTGCGCCTGAAGTGTAAGAAGTGTTAAGTGTCTTCGAATTGGACGTGTCCGACAAAAGCTAATAGATTGGTGCTGATCGAAAAGGATCGAAAGGTCatcggatcggatcggatcgaAACGAATCGTTCCATCATCCTATggtcatcgaaaaaaaaggggaacgTTTTTTCCTTCAGAATTTTCTTCGTGAATGTCCCTTCTTACGTGATCtataatcgaatttaaattGGACAAGATGACGTATCATCGATTAATGTTATCTAATTACGTCGTACGGTGATTTATTTTCCTACGagcatatacaatatattaacgGGGATATTATATTCGGGAtcatgaagagaaaaagatataactcGAAgagatatttcgatatataactGTTAATATTGTCCTGTATGAAAATAATGGAGGAATCGTCGCCGAGGATTCGTCCTTACTTGGACTGGGACGTAAGTGATGTgtacttaaatattttctattaaaaaaaaaaaaaaaaaaaaaaaaaaaaaaaaaaaaagataaaaaaaaaaaaaaagaaataaataaataaaaagaataaagagaaaggaacacaaaaaaaaaagataatttagcTTGAGATAAGTAACGTCGATGTCGatgatcaatgaaaaatttcattcgatttttcttttcttttctttatctttttttttgttttcttttttcttttttgtttttttttttgtttttttttttttttttttgttaatttttgcTCCCAAATTATTCTCGTAGATTTTTacgttttgtaaataaaaataaaatttgtcctcgatagaaatattattgatttcgtgtaaaaaaattcttctgtGAACAATTCttctatttaaagaaaataaaaaataaaaaacaaaagagtaaagaaaaagaaaaaagaaaataatttaattgaaataattaatggtCGATGTCGatgatcaatgaaaaattatattcgacttttcttttcttattcgttttcttttttgttttttttctttttatttttttctaatttttgcTCCCAAATTATTCTCGTAGATTATTACgtttcgtaaataaaaataaaatttgtcctcgatagaaatattattgatttcgtgtaaaaaaattcttctgtGAACAATTCttctatttaaagaaaataaaaaataagaacaaaagagagtgaagaaaaaggaggaaaaaaaaaaaaaaaaaaaaaaaaaaaaagaaaaaaaaaataatttagctGAGACAAGTAACGTCGATGTCGatgatcaatgaaaaatttcatttgatttttcttttctctttttttttttttcctttttcttttttcttttttcttttcgttcgcaACATAAAGACATTGTTTAAGTTGCacgttaaaatgaaatttatcgtcGATAGAGATATTGATTTCgtgtaaataattcaaataaaaatacgcCGATGTATATCTCATCCcttattcgaaaaaatatattaaaatgtaggATCACATTCATAATCATTGGATCGAACGTTACACATCCCTTCGAGAACCTTTATAAAACTAATTTTGAATCGAGTTATAGTAATaatggtagtaatagtagtgatAGCCGTAGTTGTAGTGGTAATAGCAGTAATGGTGTTCTATCGTTACGTGAATACGAAAGTGTTTCGCATTTAAAAGGGAATTCCTTCTTCCAAAGGGAAATCGATTTTAAACGGGTTTATCCAGAACGAAATGTTGACGAAAATTGATAGAGAGCTATCGTTTCACCGATGAaaagttgttttctttttttccccccaagaaaaaaagaaaaacaaaaaaaaagaaaaaaaaaaagaagaagaagaagaagaagaagaagaaaaaagaattattcgacgatgaaatttttcatacgaAGATAATCGAGTAACTACGGCATCGATGTATAttttgagatattaaaaaattcaagattaaatgaaaaaatgttcGGTAAAaggttttctattttttttttttcttctttctctccttttttttctttttttttttttttaactttatacaGATTTCCACAAATGTTTTTGAATAGTGTGAAATAATTCGAtcaaattattcgaaaattattattcaggtcaaatatatataatatttccttttggaagaaagaaaatgatttttgatctaatatatagatatatcctacatatatatatatatatatatatatatatatatatatatatatatatatatatatatatatatatatggtacaGGGTGTTCAAAAAGCATGGGAGCCAAACTTATACTACGTAATATTACTGAGGTCAAATGGATGATAAAAAGTTCATATAAACTTTATTGAAAggatatatatgatatttatatatatttatatataataatatgatatttatttctattcgtcgaattaataatttgtccAACGATCATGGTTGAactcttttaaataatctatcttatatttatgGGGTACACGTAAAAGagttgatttatataaaaatacgatagaaaTGCGATAGATGAATTTTTACGAATTCAttcaaaatacatttattattattttcaacagaattgaaatatttgaataattgaaTTCGGCGATCATTAATTGGACGAATGGAAGGTCCTGCGCATTCTTGCAGGAAGATGGAACCCAGACACAACCCAGACACAACCCAGACACAACCCAGACGCAACTCAGACGCAACCCATGCATTTTGAacacattgatatatatatatatatatgtgtatatgtatatttgtaatatttttgtagaACGAAGATAAATACTCGGTGGCGAATAGCCAAGCTCCTTTACAAGGTGGCGAGGATGATCATCCGGAGCGTGGCACCTGGACAGggaaatttgattttcttttatctctattgGGATATAGCGTCGGTCTTGGCAACGTTTGGCGATTTCCCTATCTTTGTTATTCCAATGGTGGTGGAGCCTTCTTAATACCGTTCACGGTTATGTTGATCATCGCTGGATTGCCATTAATGTTTATGGAACTTTCCTTGGGTAAGAATAAAAcagaataagatagaaaaaaaaagaaaaaaaaaaagaaattgacttttatattattcaattaaaattatagtcTCTAATGAAACTCttcaaatgaattaataataataataataataataataataataataataataataataatttcttttaatatttgtttgttaaaaaattgattaaactCGAATCACTCTGATCTATCTAGCACGTgaactatatatatctaatgcTATTTTCGAATATTCCAAGTGCACTTGGTATATCGATTATGTTAATTCGATGGTACTATTACATGGTAAATTATCGAGCGCGAATTTCAAGTTGGACTAgaaataagatagatagagtaaagtaaagtagagtagagaatagaagagaagagaagtttTTGAGAATTGTTAAGCATTCGTTGTATCGATCGACTTTTTGAACTTTTCTCGACAGGTCAGTACGCTAGTCTTGGACCAGTAGCGGCTTACAAAAGATTCTGCCCTCTACTTCGTGGCTTGGGCTATGGGATGGTACTCGTTAGCTCCGTCGTGATGCTCTATTACAATTTGATCATTGCCTGGacactatattatatttttgccTCGGTCGTTGGTTggtatataagagaaaaaaaaaaaaaacaaaaaaaaaaacaaaaaaaaaaacagaaatagaaaaaacaattttttgtttgtcctCCTCTTCAAACTATACGCCattctattttatcattaattaaatcataattaataataattaaatgtgtaATTAAATGTGTGattaaatgtgtgtgtgtgtctttcttttttttttttttaaacaaaccCTATAGGCGCCGGCGAATTACCATGGGCTAAATGTGAGGAACCATGGAGTACCGAGGATTGTTACATGCCCGATATAGCTGAGGCCTGTTTTTCTCAGGActgtttttattacaaaaggaGATGCTATAATACAACGCAAATGGCTTCGATAGGATTGACCATTGAGAATATTACCAATGCAATTAGGAGACCACCTGCTGAGGAATATTTCACGTAAGatgtgtagaaaaaaaaaaaaaaaaaaaaaaaaaaaaaaaaagaagtagtgCAATTAATGCAACGTATACGCCATTAACGTTCGTTACGATTCTATCCGAAATATAACGTTTAAtcatttgtttcctttttcttttctttttctttttctttttctttttcttttttctttttttttttttttttctttttttgttatagcAATCACGTTCTGGGAATGAGCAGTGGGATCGAAGAAACTGGCTCGATTCGTCCATCAATGGCGACAAGTCTTTTTCTAGCCTGGGTTATTGTATTTCTCTGTTTGAGTAAAGGCGTTCAAAGCTCGGGAAAGGTCGTTTATTTCACTGCGCTATTTCCTTACGTCGTTCTGGTAAGTATTACATCCATTCCATATATCAAGCTCAATTAAgcgattattaatatcgattttactgTTGTAACTcgagatataaagagagagagagagagggagagagagagagagagagaggaaaaaaaaagaaagaaagaaagagagaaaaaaaacaccaTGTTTGCAATTTATCATTAGATCGCTCTGTTCGTACGAGGTATACTACTTCCCGGTGCGAAAGAGGGTATACTGTTCTATCTGACCCCCGATTGGAGAAGATTAATGTCAGCTAAAGTCTGGGGTGACGCGGCTGTTCAAATATTCTTCGCCCTTAGTCCAGCCTGGGGTGGATTGATAACTTTGAGCTCTTACAACAAATTCACTAACAACTGTTACAAGGACTCATTGATCGTAGCCGTCAGCAACATCGGAACATCCTTCTTCGCTGGTCTAGTCATTTTCTCTGTTATCGGCTTTCTCGCTCACGAACTTGACGTACCGGTTGCGTCTGTCGTAGATCAGGGTGCTGGTCTAGCATTTATCGTTTATCCCGAAgtaagtttattttatatatatatatatatatatatatatatatatatatatatatatatatatatatatttcttattactttttatattttttatttattacgtaaaTTACTGCACGTATTTTATCATGATGCTTGAGTTAACCCTCTATGGgccgaatttctttttttctttttcttttttttttttgtcataaaAAAAGCTATAATTATTTggtaaaatatcgataaatttaaaaaaaaaaaaaagaaaaggcgcCTGAAAGTTACACGGGCTCATGGAgggttaaataaaaaatttgtatggtGGAACACCCAAAAGTATGTCcgttagatatataaataataacaacaacaacaacaacaacaataatgacaataaagaaaaaaaaaaaaaaaaaagaaagaaacgaaacaaaacaattttattatcaggTAGTAGCACGTCTACCGGTTGCGCCACTCTGgtcattgttatttttcgtAATGCTATTGACCTTGGGATTGGACTCGCAATTCGCATTAATGGAGACGGTAACAACTGCGATACTTGATGGTATACCAGCATTAaggaattataaattttgggTAGTATTGTCGGCAGCTGTTCTCGGTTATGCCGGTGGTATTATATTCACAACGAACGTGAGTATacatttcaaatgaattttctaaCCTATtagattatgattattatcaaattgtcAGATAATCATCTCgttgttcatatatatatatatatatatatatatatatatatatatgtatgtatgtattaattatatttctttaggCTGGCATGTATTGGCTACAATTGATGGACAAATACGCAGCTAACTGGTCTGTCCTATTGATCGCCATAAGCGAATGCATTTTAGTAGCATGGATCTATGGCGCCGATCGATTTCTCGACGATGTACAACAAATGATAGGACCACGTGGTCGTCTTTGGAGATTCTTTTGGACTTGGATGTGGAAAGTTGTAACACCTGCCGCCttattcttcattttgttCTTCAATTGGGTCGAGTACGAACCATTGAAATACGGTTCTTACGTTTATCCCAAGTGGGCCGACGCTGTTGGCTGGGTCGTTGGTATACTGCCCGTTTTGGTGATCGTCGGTTTGGCTATTgtaagtttctttctttcttccttttttttttttctttttttttttacaaacacTTTTGCATTCCGTTTAATTGGAATTTCCATTGAAAAACGTTCAAATccaaaacaaattaatttttttcaatgaatctTTCGTTTCTACATTATTATTCCTGATTGCGCATATGACGGAGCGTAAGACACCAACCTTAAGTGCTCGATTAAAACAAACTTTGGCGTTGCATGAAttcagaaattttttttttttttaaatgcgtTTTCAAACctactgattattatttccgtgACTTCAAAGATTATTCTTTGCATTATtgcagtatttttttttccttttgtttttttcttctttttttttttttttttttttggagtcTAAATTATTCATGACAGTCGTTCGACGTATCTGGATAGCGCAAAAAACTCCATGAGTgtacaatttgaaattattttgagatgTGCACGACTTGAAATTAGTTTAAAATGTACATAACTaggatcgattaattatatagtaatcaattttttttttttaaaaagagaagaaaaaaaaaccaaaacaaaagaaaaaaggagaaataaataatcaaagcCAATCTCTCGTATCGTAATATCTCGTGCGTTCAAATCGTATatgatcgtttatttttttctttcgtagagTCAATTGAGGAATACTCGTCGACGACCTAcctacgacgacgatgacgacgaggaTGACGATCTCGATGCAAGAGCTACCAATAAAAGGGGCGGAaagacgaaacaaaacaagaataaGAACAGAAAAGTCTGGTATCGTGCAAGAATGTTGCTACAGCCGACTTCAGATTGGGGTCCTGCTACGCGTAACGCTACGTTAACGCCATCGAGGACGCTTACTCATACACCGTCACCGGgtaatcaaatatttcatattatatattatcaataatcaaATCCTGTCGCACTGTTATGCGGACAATgcaattaaatcatttttctttttctttcttttttttttttttttttttttttttttttttttttttttacgttaaggCCATTTAATTCCATACGAATGAAATTCACATGATCGC
The window above is part of the Vespa velutina chromosome 24, iVesVel2.1, whole genome shotgun sequence genome. Proteins encoded here:
- the LOC124956979 gene encoding sodium- and chloride-dependent glycine transporter 2-like isoform X2, yielding MLIIAGLPLMFMELSLGQYASLGPVAAYKRFCPLLRGLGYGMVLVSSVVMLYYNLIIAWTLYYIFASVVGAGELPWAKCEEPWSTEDCYMPDIAEACFSQDCFYYKRRCYNTTQMASIGLTIENITNAIRRPPAEEYFTNHVLGMSSGIEETGSIRPSMATSLFLAWVIVFLCLSKGVQSSGKVVYFTALFPYVVLIALFVRGILLPGAKEGILFYLTPDWRRLMSAKVWGDAAVQIFFALSPAWGGLITLSSYNKFTNNCYKDSLIVAVSNIGTSFFAGLVIFSVIGFLAHELDVPVASVVDQGAGLAFIVYPEVVARLPVAPLWSLLFFVMLLTLGLDSQFALMETVTTAILDGIPALRNYKFWVVLSAAVLGYAGGIIFTTNAGMYWLQLMDKYAANWSVLLIAISECILVAWIYGADRFLDDVQQMIGPRGRLWRFFWTWMWKVVTPAALFFILFFNWVEYEPLKYGSYVYPKWADAVGWVVGILPVLVIVGLAISQLRNTRRRPTYDDDDDEDDDLDARATNKRGGKTKQNKNKNRKVWYRARMLLQPTSDWGPATRNATLTPSRTLTHTPSPGPPGGYDSVRDTIVLVNGQPMMVQPSSGGTSTTQKLPGPSILKNSSKTDLITSQQV
- the LOC124956979 gene encoding sodium- and chloride-dependent glycine transporter 1-like isoform X1, producing MKIMEESSPRIRPYLDWDNEDKYSVANSQAPLQGGEDDHPERGTWTGKFDFLLSLLGYSVGLGNVWRFPYLCYSNGGGAFLIPFTVMLIIAGLPLMFMELSLGQYASLGPVAAYKRFCPLLRGLGYGMVLVSSVVMLYYNLIIAWTLYYIFASVVGAGELPWAKCEEPWSTEDCYMPDIAEACFSQDCFYYKRRCYNTTQMASIGLTIENITNAIRRPPAEEYFTNHVLGMSSGIEETGSIRPSMATSLFLAWVIVFLCLSKGVQSSGKVVYFTALFPYVVLIALFVRGILLPGAKEGILFYLTPDWRRLMSAKVWGDAAVQIFFALSPAWGGLITLSSYNKFTNNCYKDSLIVAVSNIGTSFFAGLVIFSVIGFLAHELDVPVASVVDQGAGLAFIVYPEVVARLPVAPLWSLLFFVMLLTLGLDSQFALMETVTTAILDGIPALRNYKFWVVLSAAVLGYAGGIIFTTNAGMYWLQLMDKYAANWSVLLIAISECILVAWIYGADRFLDDVQQMIGPRGRLWRFFWTWMWKVVTPAALFFILFFNWVEYEPLKYGSYVYPKWADAVGWVVGILPVLVIVGLAISQLRNTRRRPTYDDDDDEDDDLDARATNKRGGKTKQNKNKNRKVWYRARMLLQPTSDWGPATRNATLTPSRTLTHTPSPGPPGGYDSVRDTIVLVNGQPMMVQPSSGGTSTTQKLPGPSILKNSSKTDLITSQQV